The following proteins are co-located in the Candidatus Protochlamydia naegleriophila genome:
- a CDS encoding type II toxin-antitoxin system RelE/ParE family toxin, translated as MNRYEVVQTDKYKEWFDKQSLKTKAVISKRIKNIKESGYFGDFKNVSEYDKGITKNCIFELRWDDGKRVYYGKVGSIYLLLLYGGNKNGQDKDIKEAKNLFTYYVEKGGEVEN; from the coding sequence ATGAATAGGTATGAAGTAGTCCAAACAGATAAATATAAAGAATGGTTCGACAAACAATCCTTGAAGACCAAAGCCGTCATTTCTAAAAGAATCAAAAATATTAAAGAAAGTGGCTATTTTGGAGATTTTAAGAATGTTTCTGAATACGATAAAGGTATAACAAAGAACTGCATTTTTGAATTACGTTGGGATGATGGCAAGCGTGTTTATTATGGAAAAGTAGGCTCTATTTATTTACTTCTTCTATATGGGGGTAACAAAAATGGACAAGACAAAGACATTAAAGAGGCAAAAAACCTCTTCACATACTACGTTGAAAAAGGGGGAGAAGTTGAGAATTAA
- a CDS encoding DUF4158 domain-containing protein, which translates to MSSIHETAYPQFKPNLTDQELDEIYTPSQEELKFIHEQGNSQIEKLSLLVLLKTGQRLGYFIPPSDVFSNITAHIAKCCHLNIENRQLRELEQTGARHRLRDLARSYLKLKTFDEECKATDRVNGTNSKKNLRSPPIKKPGLISTTSLG; encoded by the coding sequence ATGAGTAGCATCCATGAAACTGCCTACCCTCAATTTAAACCAAATTTAACAGATCAAGAACTGGATGAGATCTACACCCCGTCTCAAGAAGAGTTGAAATTTATTCACGAGCAGGGGAATAGCCAAATAGAGAAACTTTCGCTTCTAGTGCTGCTCAAGACTGGCCAAAGGCTAGGCTATTTCATTCCACCTTCCGATGTCTTTTCTAATATCACTGCTCACATTGCAAAGTGTTGTCACCTAAACATTGAAAATAGGCAACTTCGTGAATTAGAGCAAACTGGGGCTCGACACCGTCTCCGCGATTTAGCCAGGAGCTATCTAAAACTGAAAACGTTTGACGAAGAGTGCAAAGCGACAGACAGAGTCAATGGCACAAACTCAAAAAAGAACCTAAGAAGCCCACCAATAAAGAAGCCAGGTCTTATCTCAACCACCTCTCTTGGTTAA
- a CDS encoding recombinase family protein, with translation MLIGYARVSTDDQNLDLQKDALTKIGCERILEDHLSGAKDQRPGLQKAFDYAREGDTLVVWRLDRLSRSLKDLIEMVNLLDEKGIGLKSIHESIDTSSSSGKLIFHFFGALAEFERNLIRERTQAGLQAARARGRNGGRPKSLNADKMALAIKLYDEKKHSIGQICRMVEISKPTLYKYIKDGKCHVL, from the coding sequence ATGCTAATTGGATATGCAAGAGTTTCAACAGATGATCAAAATTTGGATCTCCAAAAAGATGCACTCACCAAAATTGGGTGTGAGCGTATCCTTGAAGATCACCTGAGCGGAGCAAAGGATCAAAGACCTGGACTACAGAAGGCATTTGATTATGCAAGAGAGGGGGACACTCTCGTTGTGTGGCGTCTGGATCGACTCAGTAGATCCCTAAAAGATCTGATTGAAATGGTTAATCTTTTAGATGAAAAAGGGATAGGGCTGAAGAGCATCCACGAGTCGATTGATACGTCTTCAAGCTCAGGAAAACTCATTTTTCATTTTTTTGGCGCGCTGGCTGAATTCGAACGCAACCTCATTCGTGAAAGAACACAAGCCGGTTTACAGGCAGCCAGAGCAAGGGGGCGTAATGGAGGTCGACCTAAATCACTGAACGCTGACAAAATGGCCTTAGCAATAAAGCTGTACGATGAAAAGAAACATTCTATAGGTCAAATTTGCCGGATGGTGGAAATTTCCAAACCCACTTTGTATAAGTACATTAAAGATGGAAAATGCCATGTTTTGTAA
- a CDS encoding IS5 family transposase: MFRVTPTYRIRNWAEYNKALIQRGSITVWVDEKAIKNWFSSYHTCRAGRPATYSDEAILMLLILREVYKRSLRSLQGFAQSLFTAIGLDLPIPSYSQISRRAKSLHKRVGQLTKGKQARHIIFDSTGLKVHGEGEWKVKVHGKSKRRTWRKFHIGIDAETLEIVCCELTT; the protein is encoded by the coding sequence ATGTTTAGGGTTACCCCGACTTATCGCATTCGAAATTGGGCTGAGTATAACAAAGCCCTTATCCAAAGGGGAAGCATAACTGTTTGGGTGGATGAAAAAGCCATCAAAAACTGGTTTTCTTCCTATCATACTTGTCGAGCAGGACGGCCTGCAACATATTCTGATGAAGCTATCCTGATGCTGTTGATTCTTAGAGAAGTGTATAAACGCTCTCTAAGGAGCTTGCAAGGATTTGCTCAATCGCTTTTTACAGCAATCGGTCTTGATCTTCCAATACCAAGCTATTCACAGATTTCGAGGCGAGCGAAGTCGCTTCATAAAAGAGTCGGTCAATTGACGAAGGGAAAGCAAGCGCGGCATATCATTTTTGATTCTACAGGACTTAAGGTACACGGAGAAGGGGAATGGAAAGTAAAGGTGCACGGAAAGAGTAAACGCAGAACATGGAGAAAATTTCACATTGGAATAGATGCAGAAACCCTGGAAATTGTGTGCTGTGAATTAACAACCTGA
- a CDS encoding tetratricopeptide repeat protein, whose amino-acid sequence MDGRHDEALEDAKYLAEKGEKIAWLPLGYLYFMEKDLEQAKFWLEKAALAKQANSDEAQFFLGTLYTDYHTEHFDHMPVDYEKALYWLNKASKKDHARAQFFISQLYYTGRGETIPQDYLRCAYWLKKSAIGGYESSQYLLGLMFMQGEGIDQDREQGFYWIKKTAPQGMSQAEYKLALCYIDGIGTNKDYQKAKHLLTKLAKAGNQDAIEILESHK is encoded by the coding sequence ATGGATGGGCGGCATGATGAAGCATTGGAAGATGCTAAATATCTAGCAGAGAAGGGAGAGAAAATCGCATGGCTTCCTCTAGGTTATTTATACTTTATGGAAAAGGATCTAGAACAAGCAAAATTCTGGCTTGAAAAAGCTGCTCTTGCGAAGCAAGCCAACTCAGATGAAGCTCAATTCTTCCTCGGTACGTTATATACCGACTATCACACCGAACACTTTGATCACATGCCAGTCGACTATGAAAAAGCTCTCTATTGGCTCAATAAGGCGTCGAAAAAAGATCATGCAAGAGCTCAGTTTTTCATATCACAATTATATTACACAGGTAGAGGAGAAACGATTCCTCAGGACTATTTAAGATGCGCTTATTGGCTCAAGAAATCAGCAATTGGGGGATATGAATCCAGTCAATATTTGCTTGGATTGATGTTTATGCAAGGAGAGGGAATCGACCAAGATCGTGAGCAAGGGTTTTATTGGATAAAAAAAACCGCTCCACAGGGTATGTCGCAAGCAGAGTATAAATTAGCCTTATGCTACATCGACGGGATTGGAACCAACAAAGATTATCAAAAAGCAAAACATCTACTAACTAAATTAGCAAAAGCTGGGAATCAAGACGCTATTGAAATCCTGGAAAGTCACAAATAA
- a CDS encoding tetratricopeptide repeat protein: protein MHRQHQFVFLQNKASQEDVGAQLLVAKEYLSGKQIQASKQISYDYFKLASDQGNAEASYFLAKDEQTINPWSEKSLFYFDRAAHQKHLQSIWLLFEHYHYGEFCQELQKKALIYLRLGAELDHTKCQYHLGEYYLRGFGGLTPSIEEAFKYFKLAAEKGHVGAFKSLQPRILHPSAQSVDISIYEETQDLSVLKRTLESWGHQPIFLEIPASHGKKLKLFVRLWSKILI from the coding sequence ATGCATAGGCAACATCAATTTGTTTTTTTACAGAATAAGGCGAGTCAAGAAGACGTTGGTGCTCAATTATTGGTAGCAAAAGAGTATCTATCAGGAAAGCAGATTCAAGCATCTAAACAAATATCTTACGATTATTTTAAGCTTGCTTCTGATCAAGGAAATGCTGAAGCTTCTTATTTTTTGGCTAAAGATGAACAAACAATTAATCCCTGGTCTGAAAAATCTCTTTTTTATTTTGACCGTGCAGCTCATCAGAAACATTTGCAATCTATTTGGTTGCTTTTCGAACATTATCACTACGGAGAATTTTGTCAAGAATTGCAAAAAAAAGCTCTCATCTATCTACGTTTAGGGGCTGAACTTGACCACACTAAATGTCAATACCATTTGGGCGAGTATTATTTACGTGGTTTTGGTGGGTTAACCCCTTCAATTGAAGAAGCCTTCAAATATTTTAAGTTAGCGGCTGAAAAAGGACATGTAGGCGCTTTTAAATCGCTGCAACCTAGAATTCTCCATCCTTCTGCCCAATCTGTCGATATTAGTATTTATGAAGAGACACAAGATCTTTCTGTTTTAAAGCGAACCTTAGAAAGTTGGGGTCATCAACCGATTTTTTTGGAAATACCGGCTTCTCATGGCAAGAAGCTCAAATTGTTTGTGAGGCTATGGTCGAAAATCCTCATTTGA
- a CDS encoding IS1 family transposase (programmed frameshift): MCCTQCQSQTVRKNGSIHSGKQKYKCLACHKQFVEEPQNKIISDDIKERIRRSLLERVSLEGICRIFDVSMPWLLGFMEKTFQSLPEDLNATIIAENDEFEVAVLEGDEMWSFVGSKSNDQWLWLVMHSSTRQILAFHVGKRNKAAGEALIAKLPEGIKKKAHFYTDKFSVYYEVIPWSQHSAVGKESGKTSYIERFNCTLRQRCSRLVRKALSFSKKLENHIGAIKMFICNYNKNLKSLHI; this comes from the exons ATTTGCTGCACTCAATGTCAATCACAAACAGTTCGTAAAAATGGTTCAATTCATTCAGGTAAACAAAAATACAAATGCCTTGCTTGTCATAAACAATTTGTCGAAGAGCCTCAAAATAAGATTATCTCAGATGATATTAAAGAGCGGATTCGAAGATCTCTTCTAGAACGAGTTTCGTTGGAAGGTATTTGTCGAATCTTTGATGTAAGCATGCCTTGGTTATTAGGGTTTATGGAAAAAACATTTCAGTCTCTTCCTGAAGATTTAAATGCAACCATCATTGCAGAAAATGATGAATTTGAAGTAGCTGTGCTTGAAGGAGATGAGATGTGGAGTTTTGTCGGAAGCAAAAGTAATGATCAATGGTTATGGCTTGTTATGCATTCTTCAACTCGGCAGATTTTGGCATTCCATGTGGGTAAGCGGAATAAGGCTGCGGGAGAGGCTCTAATAGCAAAGCTGCCCGAAG GAATTAAAAAAAAAGCCCACTTTTACACAGATAAGTTCTCGGTTTACTATGAAGTTATCCCATGGTCGCAACATAGTGCTGTCGGCAAAGAATCTGGGAAGACAAGTTACATTGAAAGATTTAATTGCACGCTCAGACAGAGATGTTCAAGATTAGTCAGAAAAGCTTTGTCATTTTCAAAGAAACTTGAGAACCACATAGGTGCGATAAAAATGTTTATCTGTAATTATAACAAAAATTTGAAATCACTACATATTTAG
- a CDS encoding tetratricopeptide repeat protein: protein MASSRLFILYGKDLEQAKFWLEKAALGGQANSDEAQFFLGTLYTDYHTEHFDHMPVDYEKALYWLNKASKKDHARAQFFISQLYYTGRGETIPQDYLRCAYWLKKSAIGGYESSQYLLGLMFMQGEGIDQDREQGFYWIKKAAQHGMSQAEYKLALCYIDGIGTNKDYRRLEHLCKVMSHDRLTMLLYYSISPNRHLHDFYIKIFAIFRDCGILNYRRTTK from the coding sequence ATGGCTTCCTCTAGGTTATTTATACTTTATGGAAAGGATCTAGAACAAGCAAAATTCTGGCTTGAAAAAGCGGCTCTTGGAGGGCAAGCCAACTCAGATGAAGCTCAATTCTTCCTCGGTACGTTATATACCGACTATCACACCGAACACTTTGATCACATGCCAGTTGACTATGAAAAAGCTCTCTATTGGCTCAATAAGGCGTCGAAAAAAGATCATGCAAGAGCTCAGTTTTTCATATCACAATTATATTACACAGGTAGAGGAGAAACGATTCCTCAGGACTATTTAAGATGCGCTTATTGGCTCAAGAAATCAGCAATTGGGGGATATGAATCCAGTCAATATTTGCTTGGATTGATGTTTATGCAAGGAGAGGGAATCGACCAAGATCGTGAGCAAGGGTTTTATTGGATAAAAAAAGCCGCTCAACATGGTATGTCGCAAGCAGAGTATAAATTAGCCTTATGCTACATCGACGGGATTGGAACCAACAAAGATTATCGAAGGTTAGAACATTTATGTAAAGTAATGTCGCATGACAGATTGACAATGTTATTGTATTACAGTATTTCCCCAAATCGTCATTTGCATGATTTTTACATTAAAATTTTTGCAATATTCCGAGATTGTGGTATACTAAATTACAGGAGGACAACGAAATGA
- a CDS encoding site-specific integrase: MNSLDKVFLEENGIVNGNEILESLIYASKLANDYAKNSRSKNTVKSYGSDWKDFSFWCQARGLSTLPADPCTVACYLADRASQDYIDSNENQRSPLKTSTLARRLSAISQAHKVAGLDFNRKHPSIQETWKGIKNTHGTAQKGKEPILIEDLRRMIDSIQLETEGESRLIGFRDRALLLLGFAGAFRRSELVSLQLCDLKLVRDGYIIYLKRSKTDQQGEGREIAIPYGSNPTTCPVRALQDWINVGCLLEGPLFMPINRHGQKSTKAMSSHAVAIIVKKYAATKEIATGMSGHSLRSGFATSAAMAGVQEYAIMKQTGHKRSDTLKKYIRSRDLWRDNPASKIGL; the protein is encoded by the coding sequence ATGAATTCTTTGGATAAAGTTTTTCTTGAAGAGAATGGTATTGTTAATGGCAATGAAATTTTAGAGTCGCTGATTTATGCCTCTAAATTAGCTAACGACTATGCTAAAAATTCACGCTCTAAAAATACGGTAAAAAGTTATGGTTCGGATTGGAAAGACTTTAGCTTCTGGTGTCAAGCTAGAGGCTTGAGTACATTACCAGCTGATCCATGTACTGTTGCTTGTTATTTAGCAGATAGAGCTTCTCAAGATTATATAGACAGTAATGAAAATCAAAGAAGTCCTTTAAAAACATCGACATTAGCTCGTAGACTAAGCGCGATAAGTCAGGCGCATAAAGTTGCTGGGCTTGATTTTAATAGGAAGCATCCTTCAATTCAAGAAACTTGGAAGGGAATCAAGAATACTCATGGAACAGCTCAAAAAGGAAAAGAGCCCATTTTAATTGAAGACTTAAGACGAATGATTGACAGCATTCAACTTGAAACAGAAGGCGAGAGTAGATTAATAGGATTCAGAGATAGAGCTTTGCTTCTGCTTGGTTTTGCGGGGGCTTTTCGTAGATCAGAGCTTGTAAGCCTTCAATTATGTGACTTGAAGCTTGTTAGAGATGGTTATATTATCTATTTAAAGCGATCTAAGACTGATCAACAAGGGGAAGGAAGAGAAATTGCGATTCCTTATGGATCCAATCCAACCACTTGCCCTGTTCGGGCTTTGCAAGATTGGATTAATGTAGGATGCCTTCTGGAAGGCCCTCTTTTTATGCCCATTAATAGACATGGTCAAAAATCAACGAAAGCAATGAGCTCTCATGCTGTTGCCATTATAGTTAAAAAGTATGCAGCAACAAAGGAAATAGCAACTGGCATGTCTGGACATAGTTTGAGATCAGGCTTTGCTACCTCTGCTGCAATGGCTGGCGTTCAGGAATATGCCATTATGAAGCAAACGGGGCACAAAAGATCCGACACTTTAAAGAAATATATTCGCTCAAGAGATCTTTGGAGAGATAATCCTGCATCTAAAATAGGGCTCTAG
- a CDS encoding IS1 family transposase (programmed frameshift) has product MCCTQCQSQTVRKNGSIHSGKQKYKCLACHKQFVEEPQNKIISDDIKERIRRSLLERVSLEGICRIFDVSMPWLLGFMEKTFQSLPEDLNATIIAENDEFEVAVLEGDEMWSFVGSKSNDQWLWLVMHSSTRQILAFHVGKRNKAAGEALMAKLPEGIKKKAHFYTDKFSVYYEVIPWSQHSAVGKESGKTSYIEGFNCTLRQRCSRLVRKALSFSKKLENHIGAIKMFICDYNKNLKSLHI; this is encoded by the exons ATTTGCTGCACTCAATGTCAATCACAAACAGTTCGTAAAAATGGTTCAATTCATTCAGGTAAACAAAAATACAAATGCCTTGCTTGTCATAAACAATTTGTCGAAGAGCCTCAAAATAAGATTATCTCAGATGATATTAAAGAGCGGATTCGAAGATCTCTTCTAGAACGAGTTTCGTTGGAAGGTATTTGTCGAATCTTTGATGTAAGCATGCCTTGGTTATTAGGGTTTATGGAAAAAACATTTCAGTCTCTTCCTGAAGATTTAAATGCAACCATCATTGCAGAAAATGATGAATTTGAAGTAGCTGTGCTTGAAGGAGATGAGATGTGGAGTTTTGTCGGAAGCAAAAGTAATGATCAATGGTTATGGCTTGTTATGCATTCTTCAACTCGGCAGATTTTGGCATTCCATGTGGGTAAGCGGAATAAGGCTGCGGGAGAGGCTCTAATGGCAAAGCTGCCCGAAG GAATTAAAAAAAAAGCCCACTTTTACACAGATAAGTTCTCGGTTTATTATGAAGTTATCCCATGGTCGCAACATAGTGCTGTCGGCAAAGAATCTGGGAAGACAAGTTACATTGAAGGATTTAATTGCACGCTCAGACAGAGATGTTCAAGATTAGTCAGAAAAGCTTTGTCATTTTCAAAGAAACTTGAGAACCACATAGGTGCGATAAAAATGTTTATCTGTGATTATAACAAAAATTTGAAATCACTACATATTTAG
- a CDS encoding transposase: protein MQTGPTYRIRNWAEYNKALIQRGSITVWVDEKAIKNWFSSYHTCQAGRSATYSDEAILMLLILRQVYKRSLRSLQGFAQSLFTAMGPSYSHISRRAKSLHKRISQLTKGKQARHIIFHSTGLKVHGEGEWKVKLH, encoded by the coding sequence ATGCAAACTGGACCGACTTATCGCATTCGAAATTGGGCTGAGTATAACAAAGCCCTTATCCAAAGGGGAAGCATAACTGTTTGGGTGGATGAAAAAGCCATCAAAAACTGGTTTTCCTCCTATCATACTTGTCAAGCAGGACGGTCTGCAACATATTCTGATGAAGCTATCCTGATGCTGCTGATTCTTAGACAAGTGTATAAACGCTCTCTAAGGAGCTTACAAGGATTTGCCCAATCGCTTTTTACAGCAATGGGTCCAAGCTATTCACATATTTCGAGGCGAGCGAAGTCGCTTCATAAAAGAATCAGTCAATTGACGAAGGGAAAGCAAGCGCGGCATATCATTTTTCATTCTACAGGACTTAAGGTACACGGAGAAGGGGAATGGAAAGTAAAGTTGCACTGA
- a CDS encoding helix-turn-helix domain-containing protein, giving the protein MATLLQETSPVLPKEHDISLAKQSSRELAAILPKKEKDLSIKIENSESSITLPFSVVKLLVGILSEMAEGNAVTLIPIHAELTTQEAANLLNVSRPYLIKLLKKGEIPFHFVGTHRRVLFTDLKEFKEKSDKTSQQALEELTNQAQELDMGY; this is encoded by the coding sequence ATGGCCACTCTTTTACAAGAAACCAGCCCCGTTTTACCTAAAGAGCATGATATCAGTTTGGCTAAACAATCTAGCCGTGAACTAGCCGCTATTTTACCAAAAAAAGAAAAGGACCTTTCTATAAAGATAGAGAATAGTGAATCAAGCATTACTCTACCTTTTTCAGTTGTAAAACTGTTGGTTGGGATTCTTTCTGAAATGGCCGAGGGTAATGCTGTTACCCTAATTCCTATTCATGCTGAATTGACAACTCAAGAAGCTGCCAACCTATTGAATGTCTCTCGCCCTTATTTAATTAAGCTATTAAAAAAAGGGGAAATTCCTTTTCACTTTGTCGGTACACATAGACGAGTTTTATTTACTGATCTTAAGGAGTTTAAAGAAAAATCAGATAAAACAAGTCAACAAGCTTTGGAAGAGTTGACTAATCAAGCTCAAGAACTTGATATGGGTTATTAA
- a CDS encoding nucleotidyl transferase AbiEii/AbiGii toxin family protein, with protein sequence MHCLYGLQSQGLDFQMKGGTSLSKGYNLIQRFSEDIDILIEPPKEISVYVGRNQNKDIHRDSRRHFYDWLAQNIKIDGILKSERDTVFDDDKYRSGGIRLYP encoded by the coding sequence ATGCATTGTCTGTACGGACTTCAAAGTCAGGGTCTGGATTTTCAAATGAAGGGAGGGACTTCTCTTTCTAAAGGGTACAATCTCATCCAACGCTTTTCTGAGGACATAGACATACTCATAGAACCACCTAAAGAAATATCCGTTTATGTAGGACGAAATCAAAATAAAGACATTCATAGGGATAGTCGCCGACATTTTTATGATTGGCTTGCGCAAAACATCAAAATAGACGGAATTTTAAAAAGTGAGCGCGATACGGTATTTGATGACGATAAGTATAGAAGCGGCGGAATCAGGCTTTATCCCTAA